CACTGTTAATCTGGCATCTCTATCTGGATTTCTCCTATTGTTTTTTAGTATTTACTTTTCAATTTTGCCTTCTGCTTTTAAGATTTCTACTACAATGttgctatttttttatatttttgaggTATGTTTATAATTCTCATGGAGAAACTCGTTGCTTTTCATCCATTCCATTTGTACCATGATTTCTGGTAGTTTGCCACATTTCCAACAATTCGTCAGTTTTTTAACAGTTCGCCACCTATTCAACAGTTTTATAGCAATTCGCTATTCGATAGTTCACCATCTTGTTGGCAATTTTATGCAATTTGTCACTTTTTCGATCCGACAGTTCTGTCTGCGTCTCCATTTTAGCAATTTCATCTACGTTTCCATTCCAGCAATTTCGTCAACGGTTCTTTCCGACAGTTACGTATAGGTCTTCATTTCGGTAGTTTTGTCTGTATTTTTTTTCGATAATTTTgtctgtattttattttttttttgcagttctatttacattctgtttcaaCAATTTTGTCTACACTTTTTTTATTCTGTTGTTTTAATAAGTTTTAAACTCAAATTGCTATTTAATTTTGAGAAAAAATACTAAAGATAATTAAGATATTATTAATGAATTGGTTGCTAGTAATTGTagaatttggatcctctaaattttagatttttattttagaggatAAAATGAGATCTCTCACCATTGAAtgttttctctctcatattttctcttggtcccacTATGAAATAAATGATGATAGATCATATTTTatcctctaaaataaaatttaaaatttaaaggatACAAATCCATAATTGTAAGTTAGTATTTATGATATATAGTAGTTAATGAGTGTTTCTATAAATACCTTGTATGTTTTATGGTTTCTTGTAACAATTCTAACACAATTTCAATTCACAAATTTATTTTCTTAGTCTCCTCTCTTGagttcatatatttttttaaaaagaaattatttaacAACAATTTACTATGCATAAGTTTATATAAGATTGCACTATATATAGTTAATTATTACACATGCATATACCTTTTTTGGAAGGGGATATATATGCGCCAAGAGTGGTAATTAACATGAGAAGGAaagcatataaatatatagcACATACGACATCACTACCCAATCCAATATCCATTATATTCATATTTAAATGTCACTACAATATAATGTGCATGTTTGAATAATGCACCTAGGTGAATAATGGTATATCtttttgaaaggaaaattaattaaaagagaaTGCATGCACATCATCTAAAATATGCAAGAAGCTTTGgaatcaaataattagaaacAATTTGATTAGTCTTCTCGGTAGGATGAAAGGCATCCCAAAAGACATATTTGGAGGCATCAGTGCATGTAAGTGGATTCTTGTCACTGCATAAGTAGCTCATTTCAAATGTCCCTGTTGAACAACATGCCTTCTCTACCTCCTCATATCCTGAAATATAATAATATGCCCATATCCATCAATATAAGAAGAAAAAAGTTATTTAATGGTGTAacgtttttttcttttttttttttggggatACATGTGGTGTATGTAATAATGATACTACTTAAACTTAGTTTATCATTTCAATTTTAAGGATAATATTATAGTGAAAAATGTTCATGaatttatctatatatataaactttTTCTAATACTATAATATTATCTAATTCCTAAAACTGTGGCAAATTGTTGCTAATAATTCTAAAATTGTGACAAATTGAAAATGCAACTTTTTGGTTAACCACAAATATTTTTTCGTGGCCAATGTATGGTTACTACCATTATCTTAGAGTTTAGTCACAATTTTTTTCCGTGGTTAAATCCCTTATTTCTTGTAATATCATGAGTGTTAAGTAGTAACTAATAAGACaacatttttttttcctttgtcACTCTTGGTCTTATTTATAGTTTGATTTTAAAGTTACATGGCCAAGTAATTTTATTGGACTCTCTTAGTTTTTGGCGGTTTTTAAGTTTTGTAATGATACACtgcttaaaattaaaaaaaattcaaaatgttTAATGCACTTAATACACGGAAAAAAGTATAcaagaaatttattttatatttttaataaattaaatacataaaaatttttaaaaaattattagtatACACTTAAAATGTGTTGGAATATAATATAACTAAATCCTTTTAATAAATCAAGGATAGTAGTCTCAGCCAGAGTTAGAGGAGTTAGAGGGGTGGACCTCTGTTAGGTATAATGCATTCAGTATGCAATTAATTCAAATTGGAGTCatgtaataattatttaatttattctcaCAGGTCAGATATGAAATTGAAAGGTATTACActgtttagttttttttttttttttggattggTGGCTAATGTGCTGTTTAGATTGAGTGAAAATGATGAAGACAAAATTCTTTGGAAATGAGGAGAAAAAATAAGAttatttttaggattttttaataattattgaaaagaGAAACCCATGAAGATTTTTTCCCCACAAGTCAAACaaatatgaaagaaaatatATAGTAGAAAAGGTTAAGTAGATGGATTAGaatattattcttaattttaataaaacaaaaatatatcttaAAACAAGTCATTCCAATCAATCACTTTCATTCCTAATTAGTTAAACATGCATGCATTGGGAGCTAATTAGTTAAACAAaccaataaatttttttggttcCTAAACATTTCTGATTCACATTCACTCATTTCTGATTCACATTCACTAATGTTCACGTTATCAAGTATCAACTTCATTAAGATTTCTATTGGTTTGTCTTTACGCAATCCACGTCAAAGTtatacaaaattatttaattagatAGCAACTATGTTGGCTGATTCCCACTGTTTAACCATTAATGGAAAATTTGTGCACAAGTCTCAGTTCAGCTTATTATGATAATAACGAAAGACTCTATCTATGTAGTATTAGCCAATCAAAATTAAAGAGTTGAATTAAGGGTTAAATTTTTTAGTCAATATTAActatttcttaaaatattttttattttaaaatttaaatctttaatTTAAATTCTATCTAAATTGTAAAtcttaaatcttttaaaaagtaaagattaaaaatataattttataataaaaaaattgattaatattgactaattaaaaattaattttctatacTTATTCTAAACGAAATTAGCATAATCAAGTAATAAGACTATTAATTTTGAATAGAAAAACATATATAAAGGTGGAGtaaaatttgataaagaaaaaaCATTTTACTACTCCTTActaattaaaatcttttttcttttattgttgtatcagattttttctattttttttaaatttttatttaatttctaaagtacaataataaaaaaagagtgTTGAGTTCAATTGAAGATAAAAGCCAATTATAAATACAAACACGAGTGACCTATACCATCATCATACATCATGAGAAATCAGCGTGTATCATGGATTATCATGTACCATaacaaattttttgaaaagctTTGTcagttaaagaaaaaaaaaatgttttactACTCCTTGGTTCTAAAATATTTgttccaaaaatatattttcaatgACAGCCTTTAACTAACTTCTttatgaataatttattttacgTTTATAAGCTTATTCTTTTTGACGTGCAAATAAGATTATTCAATGGCACAATAAATATTGAGAGgacataattataataatatgaAAAAAGCATACCATATGTGGAAGGCCTTTTAATGATATCATCAAGTATGTCATATGCATTTGCTGAAACTGCTTTCAATTGTGGCAGGTGCCTATTAAGCTTTGAGATCAAATTCTCCAACTTTGCATTGAACCCAAATGCCACATTGTTATATTCATCATTGCAAGCATGGTCACCAAAGATATTTGTAGCCCTCTCCAATGGGAGACACCCCATAGGAACAAGGCCAGTTATGGATAATTTTCTTGCTCCAAGTGCATACAATTCCCTAATGAAATTCTCAGCAATTCCCAATAGAAAATCTTGGTATTGTGTAACTGTGAATTGAGCTCTTCTAGTTGGGAAAATGTAATAGTTCTCAAGAAAATCATTGGTTCCTAAGCTCATAAGATATAAAGCTTCTCTTATGATATGATTTGCCTTCTCTACCCCAACATGGTTTCTCAATTTTGCTTGGTACTCCTTGTACAACTCCAATTCTTTCCACAATGGTATTACATTCTGTGTAAGATAATATTGACAtggattattaattattagctGACAGTGAAAATAGTAATGATGAATTTGATATTTTGTGCAAaatattatcatatttttttttatttatgataacTTATAAGCTCCTATATTATTTTGATGAGACTGATTTCAAGAATTGTAATTAGCATAACAAGCTTGTATTGTCTTCTAATTCTATACATGTATTTCAATCCAAAGGTCAACGGTCAAGCAACACTTAGGGAAATTAATCTCTATAATTTTAtggaatttttaattaaattcttacaatttaaaagtatataattaaatttttatattagaatttattttttgaatattctATAATTTATCTTACATCAAAGTTAAAAACagatattctaaaaaaattgtatttctttggaaaaaatagttaaaaagaactaaattaatttttttcttatttaatctaaattttaattacaaaattttaaactataaaaatccaattaaaaatttggcaaaataataaatactaaaagaGTAATTAAGTCTTTCATTTATTACCCGGCGGCCGGTGCCTCCCAATTAGATGGTAAAAGTGTTTCATTTTAAAAGTtgaacatttaaaaaaatattttttagattatttaaaataaaatttagttgtttctctgaattaaaaatataataaaatatttctctcaaaaaaattatttattggataaaataataaagatgatatatatatatatatatatatatatatatatatatatatatatatatatatgcatgaatggattttttatttttattaatatctatatgaaaaataaaaaaagacaccaattaaaaaacaaaataatttactCTTACTATATCTCTTTTTTATAGTTGAGAAAAAAACACTGAAAAATGCAGTTTCTAGTACATGAAAAGAATTTTCACTTTCGCAAACTAGAAAACAAAACCAAAGAACACATGAACCACTTAATTGGGTAAAAACACATAAATTATTCTGACAcaaatgatttttatttttattggttacTATAATAACGAACATAAAAGAGgcattttattctatatttttaaaaaatattgttaagaTCTCTTTTATGCCATGCACTGGTGCACTATACTTCCCAAATAAGTATATCATCATAAGATTCTTCAAATAATAATTCCACTTTAATTATTTCCATAACCAAAATAGAACAAATCCAATTCCTCTTCCTCTAtatcttttataataaatactattttaatattaattatattatgtaataaaaaaagtactaaatcaattattaatataaaatatatgttaaaatataaaatatatattaaaaataaatataataatatatgtatttatataaatacataataaataatttgatgattaatttttaatatgtatataatattattattttgttttaataattaatacgtaattttttagtttattaattgaaaaattaaatatatattaattattaataataataattatatctttatataaatgtccaaaatatttaatgtattattaaagtgcaattaattttatataaaattaatagttaaaagttattaaataataatttagtcatattttttaaattatttaataatttttaattaattgtctgagttatgttatatatacactaaaattagttattaaagttagtcattaatataaaatatatgctgaaatataaatatatgtcaaaaataaattaaaccacatatgtatttatatacaaatacattgataattgattttagtagttaattttagtGTAAAAGTAATATTTTTGTAACTCTCTGAGTTTTCACcattattgaaataaaaaaaatggaagcAAACTTACAAGTACATCAGAAGTAGCATTGTCATATCCAGTTCCAGCAGAAGCAAAACAAACACCAGTTGCAAAATCATCAATGTCAAACGCAGGATCTAAGTAAGCCGGAATTGATCTCTTCACCCCAAACGCCTCGGCGATGAAATCCGGCGGAACCCTTCCATTACAGAACCTTCCTGTTGGACGTCCTCCTTCAAAGTCACGCCCATATGGCCTGAAATTGCTCTTAAGAACCGTCAAGATCACGTTGTTGTTTCCCGAATCCACCGATGAATCTCCGAAAACTATCACTGCTGGAACCTTACTTGTTCTCCTGTTAGCCTCCGAGGTTGGAATCGTAACCATAATAGTTAATAATGCTGGGAGTAGTAGCCATGACAATGCCGGGTATGTTATGCGCACCATGTGTTTGATAAATTGTTTCATCAGCTTTTTGCGACGAGGAGAATTTGAGCTATCATACCAATGTATATGTATATCATTTATAAATGGTGGGagattattattgttgttgttattattatttacatgTGAGTGAGTGATTAATTAAATGAGCACTGAAAGGTTGGTGAGGGGATTTTAATGACTGGGTTTTCTTGTGTGAAAAAGGTGTACGATAGATGTTGAAGAACTCAAGAAATCTTGAGGGAAATGGTTTCGTTATAGTAACAACACCTTTAACTTTTAATGGGTGTTTAGTTCGTCAATATTTATTAAACTTTTACGTACTTTAGGGAActtcaaataaataaatgaattgTAACGAATACTTCATGTAAGCACGTATGAAATGTTTAATTAAGTTAGCGTGGGCTATGCGACGTGCTGAAAAGCATGAAATGGtgctttattttccttttttagGGAAAAGAGCGTTTTGAAGCGACCGTTCAATTGAATTAGGTTCTCTCTTCATTAATGTGCGATACTTATggtgaaaattaaatttaagtGTAATGGACTTTACGGAAAGTTAGTGAAGTTAATAGTTGAGAGCttatagataaaaatttagtcaaatcagttagatgaaaatttagtcaaataagtcaaatcatctaatgaCTCTCAGTTattaacttcacgtgaaatcTATTGCAACTGAGTTTTCACCGATACTTATACATCAAGatgtcttttttttcttttaaaacaaaatatttcCCCTTCTATTACTcctgttttctttttctttctaacttACTTCTTTTTCTAGGAATTCGCCTTCCTATAAGGATCCAAAGGTGTTGCTTGTTATCTCTGTTATTTATGTTGTTTTCTCATCtatgtaatttttttgtcaaaGAGGATTGAGGAGGAAGATAGAGGAAAGAGCGGAAGAAAATATAGCCGCATAGTTATCAAATCCGTCCCGACTCGATCGAATCAAAACTCCAtgttattaatttgaattaGGTCATTATTTGAATCCGTGAATTAATTAATTCGattaaatttagttaaatcCAATTAAAGCTGATTCGATCAAATTCAGTAAAATTtgatcaaatattattttttatacataattttttctattaaatatattacataaataaaattaaattatatttacgAATTTTGTAATATCCgatctaaccgaaattaattaaataataagttaaataggAGAGAATATGCTTGGAAggtttggcaattggaatttgatgatttaaatatgatatttggattcagtgagtttttccgagtcggaagacatagttttctgcgtaaaagcgcgcagtggaattttgaccgacagtaccggctgagacctgtctggtactgcagctgaaaaaattgattatgagtaaataggattaagaaatgaggaattataattaggagaggtagaaatatttgaaatgcgatttagagcgctaatcttaaaggttttggtccaaaattgggctaacggacaaaaataagtgaactgggtctaagtgggcccaagacccaacatatataaatattagttatgagcatttcagctcattttgccctaaaggaggggtgttgggcgctgaaattgggaagagaaaagagaagagagaaaacctaactctctttgatcttcaaaccatcataacttgagctacagagctctgattgacgagccgtttgtggccacgcgtcgctcttctcatcctctacaattctatttaagttttgtggtgagtattccattcatctctgcccagttttcgaaattccccactgttacacgtttttgggaagttagtgttgaaatcttgtgattttgggtgtttagggatactccaacttggattctaagtgggttctatccctacttcatatgggctgaggtaagaagtgctcaaacccttgtgatttatcatctttatgagccctaggttgatgtatgtatgtgatattggttatgttagtgtatttggtgattttgatgcacaattgggaggttgatattacttgtggagctttggtgaggcttggagttAAGgattggtggagacttccatagaagaagctcaattgatttggctacaagaggtacggtttaagttttatttaagtaccgtgtggtgtgatgagaatttctaggctagatgcccctaggattaagtttggattgtgtaaatggttggtgctaatatgcatagttggtatgtaatgtgaaattaatgattggattgagaattgtgtggccttgtatgtttggtatattgaaaatttgatgtattgggtaatgagtattgatttgtggtttatgcatttaaattgtgaaattgggccagaggccgtaaattttgggccggaggccagtaaaaggtaaggaaggtaagttgatgtgtgcattgtatgatgacacaagtgattggatggattttagataatgaatatatgaatgattgagTTGGTTATTGAATGATGAGGTTTAAGGAGtagaagtgtggaaattggtaattttgggtgaaattgtatagatgaggtatgtttggttttggttgagatatgttatgtggtcatatatgtgatcatgattattgatgccttgatggcaTGATGGTGCAtaagagatatgtatgttgtgacatatacttgagaaatgattaaggttgatttgtgggtgaaaccatgtgACAGTGAGTACAATATTGATTACGTGTAATGATGATTGATTGGAAATATTAtcgttggaaattgggatgaggaaagatgtatgacatgttaatgtgtttgtaatttagccatttgtttgaaatgggtaaaaatggttatatggcggttttgtgaattgtgataaagtgtcaatgtgtgagttgaggaggcttgatgttgaatttgatatattttgattgatttcaaagaaaagggatgaaattggcatgttttgattgattttggaaagagttggagatggcttgttttgaaaatggcactttgtggttttgtatgaaaaatatggtttttgggcatactttgacgggacataacttagACTACGGACCTCCGTTTTGTatcaaatctatttagaaatgaaattggatccgggatgtccatgccgttcgaagaacgggtgaaaaacgatttgaaatgagaaagttatgtccgttggaagattggggtttaaatctgtgaattctgcagcttttaacttagaaaacttttagcagaatgaccctttgcgcgtgggcgcacttggcgcgtacgcgcagtTCTTCCAAaaagcaccatccacgcgtgcgcgtgatgtgcgcgggcgcgccgattgtgctgcacccaatgcccagctattttccagagagttgtgccagaactgtgccagctttgtgcctgggacacgagagcacccacgcgtacgcgtaattgacgcgtgcgcgtcgcttggctatttttcaatccacgcgttagcgtgcatgacgcttacgcgtcgatgagttttcgaggccatccacgcatgcgcgtggagtgcgcgtatgcgtggctcggttttcatcccaaagttaatttttgagctctaaaagccaaatctcatacttctaagcctccgatctcaccccttatgtattaaatcattatgatatgcttagtaatgagaaaggaactaggggatgtggtaacttgcgagtgaagcaagggaaaaagttatgatcaatggtgatcaacgatgattatatgagatatggaggatgacggtaggagtaccgtgtatgccatgagccgaagggctatatctattgataaatggttggttcttgattgaaccatgagccgaatggctgagttattgccgggtcacggcaaagccattattgattatagctgagtataaatgcatatatgattaatgaatgaatgtgttgaatggataataatggaaaatgttgaaatgtgatgtgtaaccccgggtagtaggcagtggcgttgtccacttgctctgggtatgagacggaaaaggatgtttatgataaattagttaattatggagttttgaatgaatgtaactctgatacctgggtagtagtaagggttggggttcgtcccacttgctccaggt
The Arachis stenosperma cultivar V10309 chromosome 7, arast.V10309.gnm1.PFL2, whole genome shotgun sequence genome window above contains:
- the LOC130941898 gene encoding GDSL esterase/lipase At2g42990-like, whose product is MKQFIKHMVRITYPALSWLLLPALLTIMVTIPTSEANRRTSKVPAVIVFGDSSVDSGNNNVILTVLKSNFRPYGRDFEGGRPTGRFCNGRVPPDFIAEAFGVKRSIPAYLDPAFDIDDFATGVCFASAGTGYDNATSDVLNVIPLWKELELYKEYQAKLRNHVGVEKANHIIREALYLMSLGTNDFLENYYIFPTRRAQFTVTQYQDFLLGIAENFIRELYALGARKLSITGLVPMGCLPLERATNIFGDHACNDEYNNVAFGFNAKLENLISKLNRHLPQLKAVSANAYDILDDIIKRPSTYGYEEVEKACCSTGTFEMSYLCSDKNPLTCTDASKYVFWDAFHPTEKTNQIVSNYLIPKLLAYFR